From one Variovorax sp. PBL-H6 genomic stretch:
- the lptG gene encoding LPS export ABC transporter permease LptG, with translation MKTIRRLIYVEVLKAVAFVTLGFLSLFFFFDFVDELQSIGQPGTLGYGAAQALMYVALLIPSHLYELLPIAVLIGTIFVMARLAQSSEYTILRTSGLGPWRALRTLLVLGLGFVFLTFAVGDYVSPASDRTAQLLKSRYQGTFSMVGYTGAWLREKQGDKSYAVNVASISRNGTLKDLRIFEFGAKGLLVSHTSASQAHISNGMWTLIGVEQQQYDTGNADKARVTTTQTPVVNWPTSLTNEMVSVALLRPDRMRTIDLFEYIQHLDANGQTAQRYEIEFWRKVFYPLSCLVMVVLALPFAYLHFRQAGITAYVFGGVMIGISFFLLNNVFGYLGNLSNWWPWITAAAPGLIYSVMSLAAFTWLVLRR, from the coding sequence CTGTTCTTCTTCTTCGACTTCGTCGATGAGCTGCAGTCCATCGGCCAGCCTGGCACCCTGGGCTACGGCGCTGCCCAGGCCCTGATGTACGTCGCCCTGCTCATCCCGAGCCACCTTTACGAGCTGCTGCCGATCGCGGTGCTGATCGGCACCATCTTCGTGATGGCACGGCTGGCGCAGAGCTCCGAGTACACGATCCTGCGCACCAGCGGCCTCGGCCCATGGCGCGCGCTGCGCACGCTGCTCGTGCTGGGCCTCGGCTTCGTGTTCCTGACCTTCGCGGTAGGCGACTATGTCTCGCCGGCTTCAGACCGCACCGCCCAGTTGCTGAAGTCGCGCTACCAGGGCACTTTTTCGATGGTGGGCTACACCGGCGCGTGGCTCAGGGAGAAACAGGGCGACAAGTCCTATGCGGTGAACGTGGCCTCGATCTCGCGCAACGGCACGCTGAAGGATCTGCGCATCTTCGAGTTCGGCGCCAAGGGCCTGCTGGTCTCTCACACCTCCGCCTCACAGGCGCACATCTCCAATGGCATGTGGACGCTGATCGGCGTCGAGCAGCAGCAGTACGACACGGGCAATGCCGACAAGGCCCGCGTCACCACCACGCAAACCCCCGTCGTGAACTGGCCGACCTCACTCACCAACGAAATGGTGTCGGTCGCGCTGCTGCGGCCCGACCGCATGCGCACGATCGACCTGTTCGAATACATCCAGCACCTCGATGCCAACGGACAGACCGCACAGCGCTACGAAATCGAGTTTTGGCGCAAGGTTTTCTATCCGTTGTCGTGCCTTGTGATGGTGGTGCTCGCCCTGCCCTTCGCCTACCTGCATTTCCGCCAGGCCGGAATCACCGCATACGTGTTCGGCGGCGTGATGATCGGCATCAGCTTCTTCCTGCTGAACAACGTGTTCGGCTACCTCGGCAACTTGAGCAACTGGTGGCCCTGGATCACGGCCGCGGCCCCTGGTTTGATCTATTCGGTGATGTCGCTGGCGGCCTTCACCTGGCTGGTGCTGCGGCGCTAG
- a CDS encoding CysB family HTH-type transcriptional regulator, which translates to MNLHQFRFVQEAVRRNLNLTEAAKALHTSQPGVSKAIIELEEELGVEIFARHGKRLKRVTEPGQHVLASIELIMREVGNLKRIGEQFSAQDSGTLSIATTHTQARYVLPVPVARLREAYPKVNVSLHQGSPDQVARMVMDEIAEVGIATESLADYTDLVTLPCYEWQHVLVLPKSHPLADKERIHLEDLAAEPIITYHPSFTGRTRIDHAFAQKKLAPRIALEAIDSDVIKTYVRLGLGVGIVAEMAVRDDSNADLVVRPMGHLFGTNIARVAFKRSAYLRNFVFKFAELLSDRLDRNLIAKALAGHNQDYEL; encoded by the coding sequence ATGAATCTTCATCAGTTCAGGTTCGTGCAGGAGGCGGTACGTCGCAACCTCAACCTGACCGAGGCGGCCAAGGCGTTGCACACCTCCCAGCCCGGTGTATCCAAGGCGATCATCGAACTCGAGGAAGAACTCGGCGTCGAGATCTTCGCTCGCCACGGCAAGCGCCTGAAGCGGGTGACCGAGCCGGGCCAGCACGTGCTCGCGAGCATCGAGCTCATCATGCGCGAGGTGGGCAACCTCAAGCGCATCGGGGAACAGTTCAGCGCGCAGGACAGCGGCACCCTCTCGATCGCCACCACCCACACGCAGGCCCGCTACGTGCTGCCGGTCCCGGTGGCCAGGCTGCGCGAGGCCTACCCCAAGGTCAATGTGAGCCTGCATCAGGGCTCGCCCGACCAGGTGGCGCGGATGGTGATGGACGAGATCGCCGAGGTCGGCATCGCCACCGAGTCGCTCGCGGACTACACGGATCTCGTGACTCTCCCCTGCTATGAGTGGCAGCACGTACTGGTGCTCCCCAAGAGCCATCCGCTGGCGGACAAGGAGCGCATCCATCTCGAGGACCTCGCGGCCGAGCCCATCATCACCTATCACCCCTCCTTCACCGGACGCACGCGCATCGACCATGCCTTCGCTCAGAAGAAGCTCGCGCCGCGCATTGCGCTGGAGGCGATTGACTCTGACGTGATCAAGACTTACGTACGCCTCGGCCTGGGCGTCGGTATCGTGGCCGAGATGGCGGTGCGCGACGACTCCAACGCGGACCTGGTGGTGCGGCCGATGGGCCATCTGTTCGGCACCAACATCGCGCGTGTGGCCTTCAAGCGGAGCGCCTATCTACGCAATTTCGTCTTCAAATTTGCCGAGCTGCTGTCGGACCGGCTCGACCGCAACCTGATCGCCAAGGCACTGGCTGGTCACAACCAGGACTACGAACTGTGA
- the hrpA gene encoding ATP-dependent RNA helicase HrpA, translating to MAAIAGHQVVIVCGETGSGKTTQLPKIALAMGRGKLNAPPGRGRLIGHTQPRRIAASSVAKRIAEELKTPLGEVVGYKVRFQDRLSRDASVKLMTDGILLAETQTDPLLKAYDTLIIDEAHERSLNIDFLLGYLREILPRRPDLKVIVTSATIDAERFAQHFASAKGPAPTIYVSGRMYPVEQRYRPFEESRDHDLNDAIADGVDELWRDPRDGGDILVFLPGEREIREAADHLRKHLSHQPLLRNAEVLPLFARLSQAEQDRIFDSHGGRRIVLATNVAETSLTVPGIRYVIDAGTARVKRYSFRSKVEQLLVEPISQAAANQRAGRCGRVADGICIRLYDEKDFEGRPRFTDPEILRSSLAGVILRMKSLHLGDVERFPFLEAPQRRAIADGYQLLNELGAVDDANELTPMGMELAKLPLDPRVGRMILEARTRGALEEVLVIASALSVQDVRDRPLDAQQQADQAHAKFDDEKSEFSGYLRLWQWIHDARGGVPPPQSIPRGGEGKTGTPTHKLSNRQYEQLLRQNFINVRRVREWRDIHSQLLTVVTEHKWRINSTPASYEALHLSMLSGLLGNVGWKMEEEEAYLGARGIKFHRHPGAHLKKKPGRWIVCAELVETTRLFGRGIANIEPSWLEQVAGHLLKKQLLDPHWEKKSAQVAALERATLYGLVVYSGRRVEFSRIDPVAAREIFIREALVGGQWESKLPFLAANRKLVREVEGLEHKSRRQDVLVDDELIYAFYDAQLPADVASGFAFESWYRQASKEAPKLLYLTREELMRHQAAGITTQSFPPTLRLGGVDCAATYLHEPGDPRDGLTVTVPLFVLNQVSDERCEWLVSGMLKDKVQALLKSLPQKPRARLVPLPESAARLAGALGAPEAFGQGSLTEALLKRVRNETGLDVKRADFKLDMLPPHLFMNLRVVDEHGRQLGMGRNLGALKAELGAQARGAFQALAGLQVKVSPDASPAVDAGQTQTASRAATKADAPPALPAGQRYTSWSFGELPELMEVRRGAQSLIGFPALVDDGDAVTIEVFDEPAVAAAKHRAGLRRLVALQLKDALKYLEKNIPDLQKMAVAYMPLGTAEELRAQIIEVALERAFLQEPLPADAAAFERRVEEGRGRLTLIANEIARLAGIILAEYTLAARKIKDTKIQPEATADAAQQLQRLVGKRFVAQTPWPRLAHFARYLKAISMRLDKLRADPVRDAQRLAELRPQEQRYWRLVAERKGAVDDRMDEFRWLLEELRVSFFAQELRTPQPVSIKRLDKLWAQLQG from the coding sequence ATGGCCGCTATTGCCGGTCATCAGGTCGTTATCGTCTGTGGCGAGACCGGGTCGGGCAAGACCACGCAATTGCCGAAGATCGCCCTGGCAATGGGCCGCGGCAAGCTCAACGCCCCGCCCGGGCGGGGCCGGCTGATCGGCCACACGCAGCCGCGGCGCATCGCAGCCTCTTCGGTAGCGAAGCGCATTGCGGAAGAGCTGAAGACGCCGCTCGGCGAGGTGGTCGGCTACAAGGTGCGCTTCCAGGACCGCCTGTCGCGCGACGCCTCGGTCAAGCTGATGACCGATGGCATCCTGCTGGCCGAGACGCAAACCGATCCGCTGCTCAAGGCCTACGACACGCTGATCATCGACGAGGCGCACGAGCGCTCGCTCAACATTGATTTCCTGTTGGGCTACCTGCGCGAGATCCTGCCGCGGCGGCCGGATCTCAAGGTGATCGTGACCTCGGCGACCATCGATGCCGAGCGCTTTGCGCAGCATTTCGCATCTGCAAAAGGTCCTGCACCGACGATCTATGTCTCTGGCCGGATGTACCCGGTCGAGCAGCGCTACCGTCCCTTCGAGGAGTCGCGCGACCACGATCTCAACGACGCGATCGCCGACGGCGTCGACGAGCTCTGGCGCGACCCGCGGGATGGCGGCGATATCCTGGTCTTTCTCCCGGGCGAGCGCGAGATCCGCGAGGCCGCGGACCACCTTCGCAAGCATCTGAGCCATCAGCCGCTGCTGCGCAACGCCGAGGTGCTGCCGCTGTTCGCGCGCCTTTCGCAGGCCGAGCAAGACCGCATCTTCGACAGCCACGGCGGCCGTCGCATCGTGCTGGCGACCAACGTCGCCGAGACCTCGCTGACGGTGCCGGGCATCCGCTACGTGATCGATGCCGGCACGGCGCGCGTCAAGCGCTACAGCTTCCGCAGCAAGGTGGAGCAGTTGCTGGTCGAGCCGATCAGCCAGGCCGCCGCCAACCAGCGCGCCGGCCGCTGCGGGCGGGTGGCCGATGGCATCTGCATCCGGCTCTACGACGAGAAGGACTTCGAAGGGCGCCCGCGCTTCACCGATCCGGAGATCCTTCGCTCCTCGCTGGCTGGCGTGATCCTGCGCATGAAATCGCTGCATCTGGGGGATGTCGAGCGCTTTCCCTTCCTCGAGGCGCCGCAGCGGCGCGCCATTGCCGACGGCTACCAGCTGCTCAACGAGCTCGGTGCGGTCGACGATGCGAACGAGCTCACGCCGATGGGCATGGAGCTGGCGAAGCTGCCGCTGGATCCGCGCGTCGGCCGCATGATCCTGGAGGCGCGCACGCGCGGCGCGCTCGAGGAGGTGCTGGTGATCGCCAGCGCGCTGTCGGTGCAGGACGTGCGAGACCGGCCTCTCGATGCGCAGCAGCAGGCAGACCAGGCGCACGCCAAGTTCGATGACGAGAAGAGCGAGTTCAGCGGGTACCTGCGGCTATGGCAGTGGATTCACGATGCGCGCGGTGGAGTGCCCCCGCCCCAGTCCATCCCCAGAGGTGGAGAAGGCAAGACGGGCACACCGACCCACAAGCTCAGCAACCGCCAATACGAACAGCTCCTGCGGCAGAACTTCATCAACGTCCGCCGCGTCCGCGAGTGGCGCGACATCCATTCGCAGCTGCTCACGGTGGTGACGGAGCACAAATGGCGCATCAACAGCACGCCCGCGAGCTACGAAGCGCTGCACCTGTCCATGTTGTCGGGGCTGCTCGGCAATGTGGGCTGGAAGATGGAGGAAGAGGAGGCCTACCTCGGCGCCCGCGGCATCAAGTTCCACCGGCATCCCGGCGCGCACCTCAAGAAGAAGCCCGGCCGCTGGATCGTCTGCGCCGAGCTGGTGGAGACCACGCGCCTCTTCGGCCGCGGCATCGCCAACATCGAGCCTTCATGGCTGGAGCAGGTGGCCGGCCACCTGCTGAAGAAGCAACTCCTCGATCCGCACTGGGAGAAGAAGAGCGCGCAGGTCGCTGCGCTCGAGCGCGCGACCCTTTACGGGCTGGTCGTCTACAGCGGTCGGCGCGTGGAATTCAGCCGCATCGATCCGGTCGCGGCGCGCGAGATCTTCATCCGCGAAGCGCTGGTCGGCGGCCAGTGGGAAAGCAAACTGCCTTTCCTGGCTGCCAATCGAAAGCTGGTGCGCGAAGTCGAAGGGCTGGAGCACAAGTCCCGCCGTCAGGACGTGCTGGTCGACGACGAGCTGATCTACGCCTTCTACGACGCCCAGTTGCCTGCCGACGTGGCCAGCGGCTTCGCATTCGAGAGCTGGTACCGCCAGGCCTCGAAGGAGGCGCCGAAGCTTCTCTACCTGACGCGCGAGGAGCTGATGCGCCACCAGGCGGCGGGGATCACGACACAGTCCTTTCCGCCGACACTGCGATTGGGCGGCGTGGACTGCGCCGCAACCTATCTGCACGAGCCCGGCGATCCCAGGGACGGGTTGACGGTGACCGTGCCCCTCTTCGTGCTGAACCAGGTCAGCGATGAGCGCTGCGAGTGGCTGGTCTCGGGCATGCTCAAGGACAAGGTGCAGGCGCTTCTCAAGAGCCTGCCGCAGAAGCCGCGCGCACGGCTGGTACCGCTGCCCGAATCAGCTGCGCGGCTGGCCGGGGCGCTTGGTGCACCGGAGGCCTTCGGCCAGGGCTCGCTGACCGAGGCGCTGCTCAAGCGGGTGCGCAACGAGACCGGCCTGGACGTCAAGCGCGCCGACTTCAAGCTCGACATGCTGCCGCCCCATCTGTTCATGAATCTGCGCGTGGTCGACGAGCACGGCCGGCAGTTGGGCATGGGCCGCAACCTCGGTGCACTGAAGGCGGAGCTGGGCGCGCAGGCGCGCGGTGCCTTCCAGGCGCTGGCAGGCCTGCAGGTGAAGGTCTCGCCGGACGCGTCACCCGCGGTGGATGCCGGGCAGACGCAGACGGCGAGCCGCGCCGCGACGAAGGCCGATGCCCCGCCGGCACTGCCCGCGGGCCAGCGCTACACGAGCTGGAGCTTTGGCGAGCTTCCCGAGCTGATGGAAGTGCGGCGCGGCGCCCAGTCGCTGATCGGGTTCCCGGCCCTCGTCGACGACGGCGACGCCGTGACGATCGAGGTCTTCGACGAGCCGGCGGTGGCCGCCGCAAAGCATCGGGCCGGCCTGCGTCGCCTGGTCGCGTTGCAGCTCAAGGACGCCCTCAAGTACCTCGAGAAGAACATTCCAGACTTGCAGAAGATGGCGGTGGCGTACATGCCGCTGGGCACGGCTGAGGAACTGCGCGCGCAGATCATCGAGGTGGCGCTGGAACGGGCCTTCCTGCAGGAGCCGCTGCCGGCCGATGCGGCCGCCTTCGAACGCCGCGTTGAGGAAGGGCGCGGACGGCTCACGCTCATCGCCAACGAGATCGCACGCCTTGCCGGCATCATCCTCGCGGAATACACGCTGGCCGCGCGCAAGATCAAGGACACCAAGATCCAGCCCGAGGCGACAGCGGATGCCGCGCAGCAGCTGCAGCGCCTGGTGGGCAAGCGCTTCGTCGCGCAGACGCCTTGGCCGCGGCTGGCGCACTTCGCGCGCTATCTGAAGGCCATCAGCATGCGGCTCGACAAGCTGCGAGCCGACCCGGTCCGCGACGCCCAGCGGCTCGCGGAGCTGCGGCCACAGGAGCAGCGCTACTGGCGCTTGGTGGCCGAGCGCAAGGGTGCAGTGGACGATCGCATGGACGAGTTCCGCTGGCTGCTCGAGGAGTTGCGGGTGAGCTTCTTCGCGCAAGAGCTGCGCACGCCACAGCCGGTGAGCATCAAGCGGCTTGACAAGCTGTGGGCGCAGCTTCAGGGCTGA
- the argA gene encoding amino-acid N-acetyltransferase, whose product MSTVFNFTFVPWFRSVAPYIHMHRGKTFVVAMAGEAIAAGKLPNIAQDLALIQSMGVKVVLVHGFRPQVNEQLRAKGHEAKYSHGIRITDEVALDCAQEAAGQLRYEIEAAFSQGLPNTPMAGSTVRMISGNFITARPVGVVDGVDFQHSGLVRKVDAAGIRRGLDFGSMVLMSPFGFSPTGEAFNLTMEEVATSVAISIQADKLIFLTEVPGIPQDPAQPISEDNPIDTELPLDSAKKLLASLAPPQKPTDTGFYLQHCVKACEAGVERNHIIPFSVDGSLLLEVYVHDGIGTMVIDEKLESLREATADDIGGILQLIEPFERDGTLVKRSRTEIERDIGQYTVIEHDGVIFGCAALYPYPEARTAEMAALTVSPQSQSQGDGERILKRVEQRAKASGLESIFVLTTRTMHWFLRRGFQQVNPDWLPEARKRKYNWDRKSQVLVKKL is encoded by the coding sequence ATGTCCACCGTCTTCAACTTCACCTTCGTCCCCTGGTTCCGCTCGGTGGCGCCCTACATCCACATGCATCGGGGCAAGACCTTCGTCGTCGCCATGGCGGGCGAGGCCATCGCCGCCGGCAAGCTGCCCAACATCGCGCAGGACCTGGCGCTGATCCAGAGCATGGGCGTCAAGGTGGTGCTGGTGCACGGCTTCCGGCCGCAAGTCAACGAGCAGCTGCGCGCCAAGGGCCACGAGGCGAAGTATTCGCACGGCATCCGCATCACCGACGAAGTGGCGCTCGATTGCGCACAAGAGGCCGCCGGCCAGCTGCGCTACGAGATCGAGGCGGCCTTCAGCCAGGGCCTGCCGAACACGCCGATGGCCGGCTCCACCGTGCGCATGATCTCCGGCAACTTCATCACCGCACGGCCCGTCGGCGTGGTCGATGGCGTCGATTTCCAGCACTCGGGCCTGGTTCGCAAGGTGGACGCCGCCGGCATCCGCCGCGGCCTGGACTTCGGCTCCATGGTGTTGATGTCGCCCTTCGGCTTCTCGCCCACCGGCGAGGCCTTCAACCTCACGATGGAAGAGGTCGCGACGAGCGTGGCCATCTCGATCCAGGCGGACAAGCTGATCTTCCTGACCGAGGTTCCGGGCATCCCGCAAGACCCGGCCCAGCCAATCAGCGAAGACAACCCCATCGACACCGAGCTGCCGCTCGACAGCGCGAAGAAGCTGCTGGCCTCGCTCGCACCGCCACAGAAGCCGACCGACACGGGCTTCTACCTGCAGCATTGCGTGAAGGCGTGCGAGGCGGGAGTGGAGCGCAACCACATCATTCCCTTCTCGGTCGACGGCTCGCTGCTGCTCGAGGTCTATGTGCACGACGGCATCGGCACCATGGTGATCGACGAGAAGCTCGAGTCGCTGCGCGAGGCAACGGCCGACGACATCGGCGGCATCCTGCAGCTGATCGAACCCTTCGAGCGCGACGGCACCCTCGTCAAGCGCAGCCGTACCGAGATCGAGCGCGACATCGGCCAGTACACGGTGATCGAACACGACGGCGTGATCTTCGGCTGCGCCGCGCTCTACCCCTACCCGGAAGCGAGGACGGCGGAGATGGCGGCGCTCACCGTGTCGCCGCAGTCGCAGTCGCAGGGCGACGGCGAGCGCATCCTCAAGCGCGTCGAGCAGCGCGCCAAGGCCAGCGGCCTCGAAAGCATCTTCGTGCTGACCACCCGCACCATGCACTGGTTCCTCAGGCGCGGCTTCCAGCAGGTCAACCCCGACTGGCTGCCCGAGGCGCGCAAGCGCAAATACAACTGGGATCGCAAGAGCCAGGTGCTGGTCAAGAAGCTCTGA
- a CDS encoding pyridoxal phosphate-dependent aminotransferase, which translates to MSNATARTPDVQTKLPSVGTTIFTVMSALATEKNAVNLGQGFPDFECDPKLLDAVTAAMAAGHNQYPPMPGILPLREAIAAKIEALYDHRYDPASEITITAGATQAIITAILAVVRAGDEVIVLEPCYDSYAPNIELAGGTVVRVPLTPGTFRPDFDRIAAALTPRTRAIVVNTPHNPSATVWTEAEMRRLDELLAPTDVLVISDEVYEHMVYAGARHESAARFPGLAARSFIVSSFGKTYHVTGWKVGYVAAPAPLTAEFRKVHQFNVFTVNTPMQHALASYMADPAPYLELPAFYQRKRDLFAEGLAKTRFKLLPSAGTYFQCVDIREVSDLGEADFCQWLTREIGVAAIPLSAFYAEGFDQRVVRFCFAKKDETLRTALDRLARL; encoded by the coding sequence GTGAGCAATGCAACTGCCCGCACCCCCGACGTGCAGACCAAGCTGCCGAGCGTCGGCACCACGATCTTCACCGTGATGTCGGCGCTGGCCACCGAGAAGAACGCCGTCAACCTCGGCCAGGGCTTCCCCGATTTCGAATGCGATCCCAAGCTGCTGGACGCGGTGACTGCCGCCATGGCCGCCGGCCACAACCAGTACCCGCCGATGCCCGGCATCCTGCCGCTGCGCGAGGCGATCGCCGCGAAAATCGAGGCGCTCTACGACCATCGCTACGACCCCGCGAGCGAGATCACCATCACCGCCGGCGCCACGCAGGCCATCATCACCGCCATCCTTGCGGTGGTGCGTGCGGGCGACGAGGTGATCGTGCTCGAGCCCTGTTACGACAGCTACGCGCCCAATATCGAGCTGGCCGGAGGCACGGTCGTGCGGGTGCCGCTCACCCCCGGCACCTTCCGCCCCGACTTCGACAGGATTGCGGCGGCGCTCACGCCGCGCACGCGCGCGATCGTCGTCAACACACCGCACAACCCCAGCGCGACCGTGTGGACCGAGGCCGAGATGCGCCGGCTCGATGAGCTTCTCGCGCCGACCGACGTGCTGGTGATCAGCGACGAGGTTTACGAGCACATGGTCTACGCCGGCGCACGCCACGAGAGCGCGGCACGCTTCCCCGGCCTGGCGGCGCGCAGCTTCATCGTCAGCAGCTTCGGCAAGACCTACCACGTGACAGGCTGGAAGGTCGGCTATGTCGCGGCGCCGGCGCCGCTCACGGCCGAGTTCCGCAAGGTGCACCAGTTCAACGTGTTCACCGTCAACACGCCGATGCAGCACGCGCTCGCCAGCTACATGGCCGACCCGGCGCCCTACCTGGAGCTGCCGGCCTTCTACCAGCGCAAGCGCGACCTCTTCGCCGAGGGACTGGCGAAGACCCGGTTCAAGCTGCTGCCGAGCGCCGGCACCTACTTCCAGTGCGTCGACATCCGCGAGGTCAGCGACTTGGGCGAAGCCGATTTCTGCCAGTGGCTCACCCGCGAGATCGGCGTTGCCGCCATCCCGCTGTCGGCCTTTTACGCTGAGGGCTTCGACCAGCGCGTGGTGCGCTTCTGCTTCGCCAAGAAAGACGAGACGCTCAGGACGGCGCTCGACCGGCTGGCCCGGCTCTGA
- the dapC gene encoding succinyldiaminopimelate transaminase, producing MNPLLSKLQPYPFERLRRLFADVTPDPAFAPISLGIGEPKHPTPEFIKQALSAGLGALAAYPATAGDLKLRQSFTGWLQRRYALELDPATQVLPVNGSREALFALAQTVVDASTKPAPVVLSPNPFYQIYEGAALLAGAEPYYVPSVPARNFAVDWDSVPASVWERTQLVFVCSPGNPTGAVMPMEEWQKLFALSDRHGFVIAADECYSEIYFRDEPPLGGLEAAAKLGRSDFRNLIALTSLSKRSNVPGLRSGFVAGDAAIVKSFLLYRTYHGSAMSGAVAAASIAAWGDEAHVIENRAQYRAKFAAVTPLLEKVLDVRLPDASFYLWAGVPAAWQGDDAAFARALYAQYNVTVLPGSYLAREAEGANPGRGRIRMALVADTAECTEAAQRIVNFIQNRAHP from the coding sequence ATGAACCCCCTGCTTTCCAAACTGCAGCCCTATCCCTTCGAGCGGCTGCGCCGGCTCTTCGCCGATGTCACGCCCGACCCTGCCTTTGCGCCCATCAGCCTCGGCATCGGCGAACCCAAGCACCCGACGCCCGAGTTCATCAAGCAGGCGTTGTCGGCCGGGCTGGGCGCGCTGGCGGCATATCCCGCGACCGCCGGCGACCTGAAGCTGCGCCAGTCCTTCACGGGCTGGCTGCAACGCCGCTACGCGCTTGAACTGGACCCTGCCACGCAGGTGCTTCCGGTGAACGGATCGCGCGAGGCGCTGTTCGCGCTCGCGCAGACGGTCGTCGATGCGTCGACGAAGCCAGCCCCCGTGGTGCTCTCGCCCAACCCGTTCTATCAGATCTACGAGGGCGCGGCCCTGCTGGCCGGCGCCGAGCCGTACTACGTGCCCAGCGTGCCGGCCCGCAACTTCGCGGTCGACTGGGACAGCGTCCCGGCCTCGGTGTGGGAGCGGACCCAGCTGGTCTTCGTGTGCTCGCCCGGCAATCCGACCGGCGCCGTGATGCCGATGGAAGAATGGCAAAAGCTCTTCGCGCTGTCCGACCGCCATGGTTTCGTGATTGCAGCCGACGAGTGCTACAGCGAGATCTACTTCCGCGATGAACCGCCGCTCGGCGGGCTCGAGGCCGCGGCGAAGCTGGGCCGCAGCGATTTCCGCAATCTCATCGCCCTCACTTCCCTGTCCAAGCGCAGCAATGTGCCCGGCTTGCGCAGCGGCTTTGTCGCCGGCGATGCGGCCATCGTCAAGTCCTTCCTGCTCTACCGCACCTACCACGGCAGCGCCATGAGTGGGGCGGTGGCGGCGGCCAGCATCGCGGCCTGGGGCGACGAGGCGCACGTCATCGAGAACCGTGCCCAGTACCGCGCCAAGTTCGCGGCCGTCACGCCCCTGCTCGAAAAGGTGCTCGACGTGCGGCTTCCCGATGCCAGCTTCTACCTGTGGGCCGGCGTGCCCGCGGCGTGGCAGGGCGACGACGCCGCCTTCGCCCGCGCGCTCTACGCTCAATACAATGTGACCGTGCTGCCCGGCAGCTATCTCGCTCGCGAAGCCGAGGGCGCCAATCCGGGCCGCGGACGCATCCGCATGGCGCTGGTGGCCGACACCGCCGAATGCACCGAGGCCGCGCAGCGCATCGTGAACTTCATCCAGAACCGAGCCCATCCATGA
- a CDS encoding sirohydrochlorin chelatase, whose protein sequence is MQKRGLGIVLLAHGSRDIRWRAPVEAVARRVADRDASVEVRCAYLELSQPDLKTAVADLVAGGAQAVRIMPLFLGMGKHLREDLPRLLEEVRALHPQVPVELTPSVGEEPEVLELLARLALGS, encoded by the coding sequence ATGCAGAAACGCGGTCTCGGCATCGTGCTGCTCGCGCACGGCTCGCGCGATATCCGCTGGCGAGCGCCGGTCGAAGCCGTGGCGCGGCGGGTTGCCGATCGCGACGCGTCGGTCGAGGTACGCTGCGCTTACCTCGAGCTGTCGCAGCCCGACCTGAAAACCGCCGTGGCCGATCTGGTCGCCGGTGGCGCACAGGCGGTGCGCATCATGCCGCTCTTCCTCGGCATGGGGAAGCATCTGCGCGAAGACCTGCCGCGCCTGCTCGAAGAAGTGCGCGCACTGCACCCGCAGGTGCCGGTGGAACTGACACCTTCCGTCGGCGAAGAGCCCGAGGTGCTCGAACTCTTGGCGCGGCTCGCACTCGGATCCTGA
- a CDS encoding DUF3309 family protein, with amino-acid sequence MSLSLILLIVLILLLVGALPSWGYSRSWGYGPSGGLGLVVLVVIVLLLMGRI; translated from the coding sequence ATGTCGCTCTCGCTGATCCTGCTGATCGTCCTGATCCTGCTGCTGGTAGGCGCTCTGCCGAGCTGGGGCTACAGCCGCAGCTGGGGCTACGGGCCGAGCGGCGGGCTGGGCCTGGTGGTGCTGGTGGTGATCGTGCTTCTCCTGATGGGGCGCATATAG